The window TCGCGCACCTGCTCAATGAACCAGTCCCGATGCGGGGCGTGCCGTTGTGCGAAACCTTCCCGGACCGTTTCACCTGCATGGAACAGGTGCTCTTCGAGGTGGGAGCGGTAAGACAGGTGTCCACTGAACAGACCATGTGGGTACAGGGCTGCGTTGAGGGTCAGGATTTGCACCACCAGAGGAATTTTCATGCCGGGTTGGGCTTTCAGTTGCTGGAGGGTGGCATGCACAGGTTTCAAAAGGCTGTGCATATAACGGTCCCTGAGCGTCTGGGTCTGGGCATTTCCCAGCAAAGCCGAGCGGTCCGGGGCCTCTCCGATGTGCACGGTGTTGTCGGGCCAGAGGGGCAGGTAAGGACCAGGTTCCACTTCGAGGATGCCCAGTTTTTCGGCCTCTTTCAGGTAGCGGTCTGCATCGAGGGGTTGGGCAGAGGGGGCCGCTTGCAGGTGGTCCCGGACCAGAGACTGCGCCTCGATGATCAGGTCCTTGTGGTCGGTGTCCAGCACCAGACGGACGTGTGGGCCGTGTTTCCAGTGGCGTTCCAGATGGACGTGACGCACCCCTTCTTTGCTCTGGAGGTTCAGGGCCAGAGGGACCAGCAAATCGGTGAGCAATGCCTTTTTGGAAGGCTGGTGGTAGACAACGTACAGGGCTTGCTTCATTTGCGGTCTCCTTGGGTGACTTCCATCAGGATTTCGAGGGTGTGGGGTTCACCGCTGTGCATCAGGGTGTTGCCGGGCTCGGGGAGGCAGGGCTCGAAGGTGAAGCCGTGGGTGCTGTCGCGCAGCCATTTGGCGAAGTACCGCACCCCCAGAGCGCTGTCCAGATCGAGGTACTGGGGTTTGACGCTGCCGCGCATCACCCGGTCCTGCCAACTTTTCAGGTCTGCGCTGGCGGGCTTGGCCTCTTCCAGAGCCCTCGCAAAGAACCGGGCAGGGAGACTGTGCTCCTGACGCCACAGGTTGAGACGCACAAAGTAGGCTTCGTCGGTTTCCTGTGCTTCTTGCATTGGAATCAGGCTTCTGGGGACCACATGGCGGGGTCTGGCAAGCACCACCTGTCCGAAAGCCACCTCTGGAAGGTGAATCACCGTGTGGGGATTTTCGGCTTGCAGGATTTTCTGGGCGGCGTCCAGCAGGTAAGGGGTCAGGAGGCCCGAGTTGCAGAAGGTCACCAGAAAGCTCTCCATTGGAGGCAGAATCTGCGAGATCAGGAAGCCCGAGTACAGGACCTGCACTTCCTGTCCGGTGCCTTTGTGGAACACCTTCAGGTCGTCTGCGGTGCGGCGCAGCTCCAGATCGGAAAACGCAACTTTGGTGGGGTCTCCGGTGTTGTCGATGTCCAGTTCAAAAGGGGTGAACGTGGGATGCAGGTTGGCGTTGAAGCCATACACGCTGTTCAGGCCGACCAGCATCACCTCTGAAAAGTGCTCCTGAGCCCCAGAGCGCACCCGTTCTTGCATCTCGGGGTGCAGGCCGGGCAGGAACCGGCTGAAGTACTGTCCGTGCCCCTGATACATCTGGTTGATGTAAATTTGAATGCCGTTTTCGGTCCGGGCAGGCTGGGCGAAAATCCCGTAAGCGTAATCCTGCTTGTGCCATTCGGCGGGCATGCTCTGGGCCCAGGTTTTCAGTTGTTCACGGTCGAGACGGAGGGGGGTCTGGTGGCGGGCCGCTTGCAGGTAAGCGGTCTGGAAGGCTTTCTGAACGGCCTGTGCCTGTACGATGGTCGGGTTTTTGCGCAGTTCAGGGGTGAGGCCCTGCATGGCCAGCTTCAACCAGTCGTTGAACAGCTCAGGGTTTTGCATCAGGAAGGTTTCCAGATCCAGGCGACCCGAGGGGCACTGGGCATCAAACACCTGCTGCACCAGCGGTTTGAACATCAGGTGGGTGTCGTACACCCTCAGGACCGAAATCAGGTCTGCGAGGTCCTGATGCACACTCTGCCAGTCCTGCTCGGGCAGGCGGAGCAACTCGGGGCTGGACACGTCCTCATAGAAGAGTGGGCCAGAGGGCAACGTCTGTCCGTACAGGCTGTAAGCTTCGGTCCAGAGGTGACGCAGGCGGGCCTGAATGCGGGGGCGTTCTGCACTGTGGGCCTGGGCAAACGTGCGGGTCAGTTGGTCCACTTCTTCAAAGAGCAGGGCAGCAGGGGTTTGCTTCAGGGTGTGCAGGTAAGCAATCAAGTCCCTCAAGATGTCGGTGGTCTGGGAGGGGATCGGAACCACAGGTTGCAGGAAACCGACCTCTTGCAGTTTGTTCAGGTAATTCAGGCAGGCGTCCCACTTCTCGGGGGTGACTTGCAGCACATCCACCCACTCTGCAAGGGTGTGCGTTCCAGAGGAGGCCATCAGGAGGTCCATCACCGGGGTCTTTTTCAGGCGGATGGTGCGTGTGGCGACCTTGTGGGCTCTGGGCTGGCGTTCCTTTTCATCAATGCGCTGTTCAAAGACCACCTGTTCGTCCAGCAGACGGACACGGGGATTCACCTGAAACTGCACCAGAGGCAGCACCTCGGGGTGTTGCAGCACCGCGTCCAGCAAACGCCGAACCATGATGTGGTGGGGGGTGCTGGTGGCCTGCACTTCAGGCAACGGCAGGGTTTGAAGGGCTTCTTTCTCCCAGACTGCCCCTACCAGAGCGGTGTAGTGGCTGAAAGGGCTGGTTTTCAGGGCAGCACGGGTCGCAAATTGCAAGAGCGAATGCTCGGTTTTGCGGATGCGGGAACGGTGCTCGGGCAGGGGGGTTCTGGCGTAGGCCTGTGCTGCTTCCAGCATTGAGGGGCTGGACACCGCAAGGGCCTTGAGAAAAGTTTCGTTCTGGCACACCCCTTGCAGGGCTTCGCGTTCCTGCTGCTGGCGCTTCAAAAATTCCTGTTGCAGTTCGTTCAAAAGGTCCTGCTGGCGGCGGTACACTTGCAGGTGGTGCTGGGTTTCAGGGTCCAGCAGTTCCAGCACGCCTTCGGGCAGGGGTTTCAGGGGGCGGCCATTGAAAAGGTCCCGTCTGAAAGCGATCAAAAATGACTTCTGGGGTTCTGGCAGGGAGGGAATCCTCTGGTACAGGCGCTCGCAGCACTGCTCACGCTGACCGTTCAGGAACATCTGAAGCCTGTGGAGTTCCTGCCAGGCACCATCCAGACCTGCACCGAAACCAAGCTTGCCAGCAGAGAGAGGATTGAAACGCACCAGAGCGGAGGAGGACACCTTGGCTTGGACTTCACTGATTTGGGATTTCGCAACCTGTTGCATCACCGGTTTTTTCCTTTGCTGAAAAAATGTCTTTGAAAAAGGCCCCCAGCCTTTGCCAGGGGCCAGCCTCGGGGGTTCTTCAGGGGGCGACTTGCTCGCTGGCCTCAAGGTTGCAGCAGCAGGAGGAGCTACCGCAGCAAGAAGAGCTTCCGCAACTGCTGCTTCCAGAGGAGGCTCCGGTTTCGGCAAGGCCGGTGGAGTCACGCACTTCGCTGATTTCGAGGGTGTCGAGGTTGAAGTCCACGTCGTTCAGGTTGTTCAGGTTCTGGCTCATGTTGGTTCTCCTTTAAAAGTTGGAAAGAGGGCTTGATTCTGAGGGCCAATGAAGGGGTTTCAGGTTGATTTGCGGGTTACTGGGCTTCCATGCTGCAGCAGCAGGAGGAGCTTCCGCAGCAAGAGGAACTGCCGCAACTGCTGCTTCCGGAAGAGGCTCCGGTTTCGGCGAGGCCGGTGGAGTCACGCACTTCGCTGATCTCCAGGGTGTCGAGGTCAAACTCCAGGTCCTGCATGATGTCTTTTTTCTGGTTCATAACTTCCTCCTTGAAAGGTGTGGGGCGAAAGGTTTGGGGTGGATTTTCGGGGACGTCTCAGAGAGAGGTCTTGCCTTCGTCTTTGTGGTACCCGTACAGGGCGATCAAGCTGAACAGCACTGCGAAACCGGCCAACCAGAGCACGTGGGACAGCACATTCACCTCTGGTGCACCCCCGATCTGGCTGAGGGCCAGTTGCGAAAAGTGGTAGGGGGGCAGGAACACGGCAATCTTCTGGAAGAACTCGGGCAGTTGAGAGAGGGGAATCCACAGGCCCGAGGCAAAGGACATCGGGATGTAGATCAGGTTGGCAATGGCGGGAGAGGCCATCGGACTGGACAGGAAACCCAGAGCCAGACCCATTGCAGAGAAGGGCAGGGCACCCAGAATCAAGACTCCGGCCAAGGAGAACCACATTTGCAGGTCCATCTGGACTTTGCCGACCAGCATCCCGAGGGTGAACAGCAGCATCACGATGATGCAGTTGAACAGGGTCGCCATCAGGATTTTGGAGATCAGGAAAGCAGAGGGGGGCATGGGAGAGACTTTCTTGACCAGCAGCCAGCCCACACCGCGTTCGGTGGCGATGCCCACCCCGAAGCTGAACAGGGAGCAACCGATCACCCCGAAAGCCCCGTACGTGGCGAGCATGTACATCGGGATGCGCAGACCGCCTGCACCCACCTGATTCCCGAAGGTCAGTCCGAAGATGGCGTAGAACATCAGGGGAAAAACCAGCGTGGGAACCACGAACATTGGGTTGCGCAGCAGTTTCAAGAATTCGGTCTTGGTTTCGATCAGGTAGATTTTCAGCAGGTTGGCCTTGCGTTTTTTGCGGGCCACATACTGGGTGGGAAGGGTGGTCACGCGGCACCTCCTTTTTGGGTCAGTGCGAAGAACACATCTTCCAGATCGGCAGGGCGCACTGCGAATTCTTTGAGGTTGGGGTCGATTTCGTACAGGCGGGGGGCAATCACCTCATCGGCATTGACCACCAGTTTGATGCGGTCTCCGTCTTGCTGCACGGTGCGAACACCAGCAATCTGACTGAAAGCGGAACTGGGCAGGCTGCTCTTGAAAGACACGTGCTGGATGGAGAGGTCGGCTTTCAGGGCGTGGGGGGTGGCCTGTTTGATGATCTGTCCCTGATCGATCATCACGATGCGGTCTGCCAGAGCGTCTGCCTCTTCCAGATGGTGGGTGGTCAGCAGCACGGTTTTGCCGCTCTGGATGAAGCCTTTGACCTGTTTCCAGAAGTCGCGGCGGGTTTCCACGTCCATGGCGGTGGTGGGCTCGTCCATCACGATCAGCTCGGGGTTGCCGCAGATGGCGATGCCAAAGCACACCTTGCGTTTCTGGCCTCCCGAGAGCTTGCCGTACAGGCGGGTCGAAATGTCGGTGAGTCCGGCCATTTCCAGCACCTGCTGGAGGGGAAGGGGATCGGGATAGTAGCTGCTGAACAGTTCGATCAGTTCCCGCACACTCAGGTTGTAGGCCAGAGCGGCGCTTTGCAGCATGCATCCGGTGCGGATCCGGTGGCTGGCGATGGTGGGGTCTCCTCCGAAGACCCGCACGCTGCCCGAGGTGGGCTTCAGAAGTCCAAGGATCAGGTTGACGAGGGTGCTTTTGCCTGCCCCGTTGGGTCCGAGCAGGGCCACCACTTCACCTGAGCGCACTTCCAGAGAGGTGCTCTTGAGGGCCTGGATGTTGCCGTAGTTTTTGCTGACGGCTTCAATGCTGAGGATGGTCTGGGGGGGCGCACCGGCTTGGGTGAGCACTGCTGAAGCGCTGTGCGTGTTGTGCCACACTGTTATCACTCCTTTTCTTGATGGTCTTGCGGGTGATTTCGCTTTGCTGTCTCTTCAAAGCTGAGGTCAGTATGGGCCGGAGACACGGACACCCCGGAGACACCAGCGGGAACAGCAAGGTCATGCTGTCCCTCTTGAGCAGAAACCATAAAAATACCATTCCAAACAGGATTTTTGACCAGAGACACCGTTTGTCTCTGGTTTGCTGTCTCCGTGTCTCCGGGGTGTCTCCGGGGTCACCGTAATCTGATCCCATCAAAGCAGGAAGCAAGGACGAAAGTCCTCAAGAATCCCAAACGCTCCACACGAACACCAGCAGGAACACCAGCAAGACCCCGAGGAGGAAGTTATGAAAAAAGCATGGATCGCTCTGGTTGCCGCCCTTCTGACCGTCGCCGCTCACGTCACTGTGCAAAACACCGCTGTTGCCCACAGCACCGAAATGAACCTGATGGCCGAATCTGGCGGTTCCACCCTACCTCCCCTCCCCACCGGATCTTCTGCTCCTGTTCCTCCCCTCCCCCCCGTTCCCCCCACCATCTGAACCTTCCAAAATTCAAACCCGATTGAAAAGAACACCCCGGAGCGTGCACTCCGGGGTGATTTCTTGGGTTTTCTGTGTTGTCCAATGAAGCAACTTTTCAAAAGCCAGAGCTACTGCTTTCAGCAGAAGTCAGTTGAACTGACTTCTGCTTGAGCAAAGCGAATGGAAAGGTCAGGAAACCACAACGAGGTTGCTGCAACCTCTGCTCAGATCAGTAACACGCTCAGGAACTGCGCAAAGCCCGCACCTTCTGCAGCACAGAGGTGTTGAACACCTGATCGTTGATGGCCTCCAGATGGTTGTTGATGACCTCCACCACCCCATCGTGGTATTCGTCCATGCGCAAAACGTCCATGCACACATCGATGCCTTCTCTGGGGTCCTGAGAACGGGCGAGGTGCACCGCGGCATTCAGGATCTGCTGGCGCACATCTTCACGCAACTGGGCGATCCATTCGGTGTCCAGCTCTGGGAGGAGTTCTTTTTTCTTCCTCAGCACCTCCAGCAACCATTTGCGGTCCACCTGAGGGGTGCGCAACTGCTCGAAGTCCAGTTCAAACTGGAATTTTTCGGAAATGCGGTAGATGTTGTTCTCGAAGATGATCGGGTTGAAGCTGAGGGCCATCCGCTCCGAGAGGGTGTTGCGCAGACGCCGCACCAGCACCTTGAAGTATTCGATGTTGCGGGGGTCGCGGTCTCCGTCGTAGAGGGCACTGACCAGTTGGTCACGGGTGCATCCGCCGTGAAGCAGCAAAAACAGCATGATTTCTGCGGACTTTTTGTAGGGAATGCCGATCTTCTGGTCTTCAAAGAGCAAGGCAAACTCGCCCAGAGTCACCACTTTCACCCCAAGGCGGGAGACTTCAGGGAGGGGCTCGGGGGCTTCAGGGGCCTCCTCAAAGAGCAGGGCGTCGCTGGTCTGAAACGCCAGATGCATGCTGGAATGCATGGGGGTCCGTTCGATGCGGGCTTTGAGATACTTGGCCCGTTCGCGCCGAAAGCGGTCCAGTTTCTGGATGTCTGCGTCCAGCAAACGGCCCAGAGCCTGCTGGGGTTGTGCAGCAGCCAGATCCAGCATCGCCTCGTAGAACTTGCCCACTGCGCCAAGGGTGGTCAGGGAGGGCATTTTACGCAGTTCTTCCAGCCCTTGCTGGTGGGGTTGGCGGTTTTTGATGCGCACTTCGCAGAGCTTGTAACGCAGGCGGATCAGGTCCCGTTCCAGCTTGAAATCCTGAGCCACTCTGGCAGCCTTCTGGTAATACGTTTCTGCCTCTGTGAAGTGCGTTCCGATGTTGTAAAAGTCACCGAAGTTCTCGTAGGCCACCATGCGGTAATGGCTGTCGGTTTTTTCTGCGAGTTCCACACACTGTTCCAGCAGTTGCAGGGCTTCGGTGGTTTTGCCGGTGTTCATGTACAGGTCCGAGAGGTTGCCCAGAGAGATCATCAGCATCTGGTGTTTGCCTTCCAGATCGTACACTTCGATGGCTTCACGCAGTCCTTGCTCGATGTCTTCGATGGGGTGTTCCAACTGGTTTTTGATGCTGGACATGTGGGTGATGATGTGGGCACGCAGCACTTCGTCTTCCAGCGATTCACAGTGCTGCAAAGCCTGCTGGTTGAGGGTCAAGGCTTCCTCAGGTTGCCCTGCAAAGGCCAATTCCCACGCCTTGAGGCGCAAAGCCTCGGTGTGGGTGCGCTCTGAGGCACTGGCCTTGAGCACCTGATTGCACAGGGAAATCACCCGTCTGGAGTCTCCCCTGCGGTTGGCCAGAAACGCCTGCTGAAGCAGCACTTTGCCCTGCAAGTCTTCTTGCTGGATGTCCCTGAGCAGGGTTTCGGCACGGACCAGTTCTCCGGTGTCGGTCCAGGATTGGGCCAGTGCATACTTCAATTCATCGGGCAACTCTGAAGTGCGAAACAACTCCAGAATCCGGCGCACCAAACTGTACTCGTAACGCCCGAGCAGGTTGGGGATGATGCTGCGGGTGACCCTGAGGGCTTCTGCGGTGTACCGCACGGTCAGGTAATGGGTGATGGCCTCCAGAAAACGCCGTTCCTCTTCGGCTTTGCGGGCCGCCGCCACATGCAGCAGGCGGTAACGCTCGGGGTTTTTCTTGAGGTGTTGCTCAAGGGCTTTGAGCAAAAGACCATGGGGGCGGTATTGCTGCTGGCCCAGCGGAATCACTGGAAGCCCGGCTTTTTTGAGGTGGTGTTCCCAGTCGAAGGGATAGAGCACCCCAACAGATTCAAATTCGTTTTCGCTCCAGAGGTCCAGCACACTGGCCTCGGTGAGCCAGTCCAGCATCTCGGGGGGGAGGCGCTGCAAAAAGTCTTCCATCAGGTCTTGCGGACCCACGTAATGGCCTGCCCCTGAAGCCACCAGAGCCACACACACCGGCCAGCCTTCAAATTGCTGGTGCACCTGCTGGGCTTCTGGCACAGGAACATTCAGGAGGCTCTGGCACTCCTGCGGACTGAACATCAGTTCGCGGATGCCGTACACCACCGCCTGCCCTCGGGCCACCCATTGCCCGATCCTCAAGGACTGGGCATCGAAAGTGGACATCAAGACCTGGTGTCCCTCAGTGAGAGCGCCCACAAAAGCGTTCAGCCAACGCAGGGCGTCTGCCCCGAGGTGTTCGGCCTGATCCAGAAAAATGCGCAAGTTGAGTTCCAGATCATCGAGGTCACGGGCCAGTGCGACAGCGGTGCGCTCTGGGTTCCAGGTGTGTTGCAGGGCTTCTTGCGAATGCACGAAGGACAGGCCTGCAATGGCATGGCTGAGGGCACGGGTCAAGACCGTGTGCAGTTGGACCGGTTCGGATTCGTTGGGGGTGAGGGTGAGCCAGATGCTTTCCTGGGGGTGCTGGCGGGCAATCTGGGCCAGCAAAGTGGTTTTGCCATATCCACTCGGGGCAGAGAGGACCACCATGCGGGCTTCTCGGCTCTGTTCAATGGCACTGCACAGGGTTTCTCTGTTCAGCTCCGTCTTGAGGGGTTGCGGGATCTGGGTGTGATTCTTCAAGTGTGCGGTCATTGGGGTTTCCTTGGGAGAACACAACATCACAGAGAAAAGGGGGGGTATGAGACATCATATTTCCTTACAATCATGACGTTCTCCATTCGGGATTTCCCTTATGTCCCATCAGAACAGCAATGAAGACAACAAAGACCAGCAGGTGACCTGTCACGATGGCCTGATCATTTCTGCTTCTGGAGTTGTGGTTTCCTGAGCAACATCCAACCCACGCTGATCAATGCAATCAGAACGCACCCTGCAATGATCCAGATCTGGTACTGCTGCCACCACTTCAAAAAAGCTTCCCCGGATTTCCAGAGGCCATACTGCCAGACCCCCACCCACAATGCAGCCCCAATCAGGCTGAACACCGAAAAACGTCGGAAGCCCACCCCGGCCAGACCTGCATAAAGAATGAAAGGGGTGCGCAAAAAGCCCAGCCACCGGCTGATCACAATCACCCAGAAATCGTTCTTGTCGTACCAGCGTTTCACATCTTCCAACTGCACCGCATTGCGGGCTTTCTCTGGCAGGTAAGCGGCAATTTTGTGCCCAAACAAATACCCCAGCACATTCCCGATCCAGTTCCCCAGCGTGCCCCACAACACCGCTTCCCAGAAGGTGGTTTTGCCTGCATGAATCAGCAGACCTTCGGTGACCCAGAGCAACTCAAAAGGAATACCGGGCACCCCAATCCCCTCGATGAGCAGCACCACAAACAACAAAACATGCACCAGCAAGGGTTCGAGGTTCAGAAGCCAGTCGGGCAATTGCACCCATCCAGAGTAGCAGTTGCCTTGCTCTGAATGTCTGCAGAACCTGCATGTGAACCAGATTGAGTTTCCCTCAAACGCCCATGAAGGGCCCATTTCATGTGGTTGATAAGCTTCAAGAGGACCCTGAGAACAGATTGGAGGTCACATGAACACCTTTTTCAGACAGTTTGCCCAGAAAACCGCAGAAGTCACCGGATCTGCATGGGCTTTCATGGTGGCACTGGGCATGATTGTGCTCTGGCTGATCACCGGACCCATGTTCCATTTTTCGGACACCTGGCAACTGGTCATCAACACTTCCACCACCATCATCACCTTCTTGATGGTGTTCCTGATCCAGAACGCCCAAAACCGGGAATCTCGAGCCATCCACCTCAAACTTGATGAGATGATCCGGGCTCTGGAAGCCGCACGCAACAAAATCATCGATCTGGAAGAAGCCAGCGATGAGGAACTGGAAGAGTTGCAGCAGGAATTTCGCGAGGTCAAAAAACAGGCCCAGTGACCTGATCAGGGCAACGGGGCTTTTTGCTGAATGAACGCTTGCACGGTGTTCCACATGTGTCGGGTACTGGTGTGGTGGAGGTCGTAATAGGTCACGAACACATCCTGTCCCTTGAACGCTGGCAGTTTGAACTCAGGCTTGCCCTCCCCTTTGCACACATACCGCTCTTGCAAGGCAGGGTTTTCTGCACCATCTCTGGCAAGGTGAACCGCTGTCACTTTGTTGCCTGCCTTTTTGCGCACTGCCAGCAAATCACACTGCTGCTTGTACGGAATCAGCGGATCTTGAGCAGCAATCAGGTTCAAAACCGGAGCCTTGATCTGGCTCGCAGCCTTGAGGGGTTGGCGTTTCTCGTACTGCTCTGGGGCATCCTCGGGGGTGCCACCAAAAATGCTGTACCAGCGTTTCAGGGCATCTGGACGGGAAGCCCTCAGGATGCGGATTTGCTGGGCAAAATCCATCGGGGTCACCAGCACCGCCACCCCGAGCACATCTTTCTGCCCCGCACTGGCTTTCAGGGCGATGCACCCGCCCAGACTGACCCCCACATGGATCACCCCTCGGGTTTTCAGGCGGTCCTTCACGATTTTCTTGAGGTTCAGAGAATCGTTGACCTCGCCAAGGCAGGCCTCCACCTTGCCTTCACTGCGGCCCTGACCCCGGTAAGCGCTCTGGGCGATCACATACCCGAGGTTGGCGTACTCCTGGCACTTTTTCACATCGGTCTCGGTGTCAAAACCCCCGTGCTCCAGCATCACCAGAGGGGTGCCTGCCTTGAGGTTCTGGGGGGCACACACCAGAGAATCGATTTTCAGGCCATCGCTGGTGTAGAGCACCTCACTGAGGTTGTTTCTGCCCTGCTTGACGGTGCGCCACTCTGCCTGATGGGTGTCTTTCTGCACCTCTGGCGGCGTTTCAGGCTTGGGGGTTTTTTCCTGTGCTGGCCGCACCTGATTCTGATCTGTTTTCTGAGGCTTTTCGCAACCGGTCAAAAGCAAGAGGCACAATCCCAGAGACATCAAGGCACGCATGGTCCATCAAGTATACCGATCTTCTGCAGGCTTCAATGCGGTCCACCACCTGAAGAAAAACAGTGGTTTCTCTGATTGCCCCTCAACGGGAGGGAACCTGCACTTCAACTTTTGCCAGCAAAGGATGGTCACCCCAGACTTCACACCTGAAGAATTGATTCTTGATTTCACCTGAATCTGTTGTGTATCTCGCGGTTGCCACCCACACTGCACCTTGATGCTCTGGTTTGAGGCGAAAATCATTCCATGCATGCTCCCCAACGCCCACATCCAGAATGGTGATGGGAACTGAAAACTTTCTCTTGACCTCTTTCAAACAAGCTTTTTGTTGGTCTTGAGCCGTCAAGGGAAAATGCGAATCAAAAGAAAACGGCCATTGGACATACCATAAAATTGCACCCAAACTCAAAAAAACAATGAATTGCCTGTAAAGATAAGGCCGTTCATTTTTTGATTTTTTCACTTCCAGAGCATATCACCCGATGGTCTCTGGACTGGGGCTCAACGCAATCACAGGACTCAAAACAAAATTCATCCGGGACGCAGGCGCTCATCGGTGACCCAGAACACAAAAGCAGCCACCACACCCAGCCAACCCCAGTAAGGCCCCACAGAGAACAAAAACAAGCACCCACCCAGCAGGTGAATGCCCAGAGCCGTCCATTTTCTGGGGTATTTCCAGCTGGCTGCAAAACGGTCAGAGAGTGCTGTGACCAGCAAAGCAGGAAAAAGACCATAAAAAGGTGCAAAAAGGGCCGTCAGGGCCATGACCTGATACGCCTGATCGAACGTGCCATCCAGAAAAGTCATGGTGCCCATGATCAGGGAAATGACCACCACAGCCATCAACAAAGCTTTCAATTTTCGGGCCAGCCACTTCCAGAAGACCATGTCTCAGGGTAGCCCTTTTGCAAAAGGGCTCTGGCGCAACCATCACATCCTGTTCAAGCTCTGGGCGGTTTGGCTTTCGGATGGCGCACGGTTTCATCGAGCCACCAGAACACCACCATCAAAA of the Deinococcus misasensis DSM 22328 genome contains:
- a CDS encoding lantibiotic dehydratase C-terminal domain-containing protein, with protein sequence MKQALYVVYHQPSKKALLTDLLVPLALNLQSKEGVRHVHLERHWKHGPHVRLVLDTDHKDLIIEAQSLVRDHLQAAPSAQPLDADRYLKEAEKLGILEVEPGPYLPLWPDNTVHIGEAPDRSALLGNAQTQTLRDRYMHSLLKPVHATLQQLKAQPGMKIPLVVQILTLNAALYPHGLFSGHLSYRSHLEEHLFHAGETVREGFAQRHAPHRDWFIEQVRDVQNGEISEVLQLWKDHFEQMWEEALPLARAGFLHDESSLFIRAVAEQVNPEAVSRWEFTDERAYSPFHTRLRQFNFLPERANVEEFSIYRTLTNFLYSSLTLLDVSPTERYFSNFVIGESIEALFNRRWQDHFDAWWAAHHSPLEMAPQEVK
- a CDS encoding lantibiotic dehydratase; its protein translation is MQQVAKSQISEVQAKVSSSALVRFNPLSAGKLGFGAGLDGAWQELHRLQMFLNGQREQCCERLYQRIPSLPEPQKSFLIAFRRDLFNGRPLKPLPEGVLELLDPETQHHLQVYRRQQDLLNELQQEFLKRQQQEREALQGVCQNETFLKALAVSSPSMLEAAQAYARTPLPEHRSRIRKTEHSLLQFATRAALKTSPFSHYTALVGAVWEKEALQTLPLPEVQATSTPHHIMVRRLLDAVLQHPEVLPLVQFQVNPRVRLLDEQVVFEQRIDEKERQPRAHKVATRTIRLKKTPVMDLLMASSGTHTLAEWVDVLQVTPEKWDACLNYLNKLQEVGFLQPVVPIPSQTTDILRDLIAYLHTLKQTPAALLFEEVDQLTRTFAQAHSAERPRIQARLRHLWTEAYSLYGQTLPSGPLFYEDVSSPELLRLPEQDWQSVHQDLADLISVLRVYDTHLMFKPLVQQVFDAQCPSGRLDLETFLMQNPELFNDWLKLAMQGLTPELRKNPTIVQAQAVQKAFQTAYLQAARHQTPLRLDREQLKTWAQSMPAEWHKQDYAYGIFAQPARTENGIQIYINQMYQGHGQYFSRFLPGLHPEMQERVRSGAQEHFSEVMLVGLNSVYGFNANLHPTFTPFELDIDNTGDPTKVAFSDLELRRTADDLKVFHKGTGQEVQVLYSGFLISQILPPMESFLVTFCNSGLLTPYLLDAAQKILQAENPHTVIHLPEVAFGQVVLARPRHVVPRSLIPMQEAQETDEAYFVRLNLWRQEHSLPARFFARALEEAKPASADLKSWQDRVMRGSVKPQYLDLDSALGVRYFAKWLRDSTHGFTFEPCLPEPGNTLMHSGEPHTLEILMEVTQGDRK
- a CDS encoding thiazolylpeptide-type bacteriocin; translated protein: MSQNLNNLNDVDFNLDTLEISEVRDSTGLAETGASSGSSSCGSSSCCGSSSCCCNLEASEQVAP
- a CDS encoding thiazolylpeptide-type bacteriocin → MNQKKDIMQDLEFDLDTLEISEVRDSTGLAETGASSGSSSCGSSSCCGSSSCCCSMEAQ
- a CDS encoding ABC transporter permease, with the translated sequence MTTLPTQYVARKKRKANLLKIYLIETKTEFLKLLRNPMFVVPTLVFPLMFYAIFGLTFGNQVGAGGLRIPMYMLATYGAFGVIGCSLFSFGVGIATERGVGWLLVKKVSPMPPSAFLISKILMATLFNCIIVMLLFTLGMLVGKVQMDLQMWFSLAGVLILGALPFSAMGLALGFLSSPMASPAIANLIYIPMSFASGLWIPLSQLPEFFQKIAVFLPPYHFSQLALSQIGGAPEVNVLSHVLWLAGFAVLFSLIALYGYHKDEGKTSL
- a CDS encoding ABC transporter ATP-binding protein; translated protein: MWHNTHSASAVLTQAGAPPQTILSIEAVSKNYGNIQALKSTSLEVRSGEVVALLGPNGAGKSTLVNLILGLLKPTSGSVRVFGGDPTIASHRIRTGCMLQSAALAYNLSVRELIELFSSYYPDPLPLQQVLEMAGLTDISTRLYGKLSGGQKRKVCFGIAICGNPELIVMDEPTTAMDVETRRDFWKQVKGFIQSGKTVLLTTHHLEEADALADRIVMIDQGQIIKQATPHALKADLSIQHVSFKSSLPSSAFSQIAGVRTVQQDGDRIKLVVNADEVIAPRLYEIDPNLKEFAVRPADLEDVFFALTQKGGAA
- a CDS encoding tetratricopeptide repeat protein — its product is MTAHLKNHTQIPQPLKTELNRETLCSAIEQSREARMVVLSAPSGYGKTTLLAQIARQHPQESIWLTLTPNESEPVQLHTVLTRALSHAIAGLSFVHSQEALQHTWNPERTAVALARDLDDLELNLRIFLDQAEHLGADALRWLNAFVGALTEGHQVLMSTFDAQSLRIGQWVARGQAVVYGIRELMFSPQECQSLLNVPVPEAQQVHQQFEGWPVCVALVASGAGHYVGPQDLMEDFLQRLPPEMLDWLTEASVLDLWSENEFESVGVLYPFDWEHHLKKAGLPVIPLGQQQYRPHGLLLKALEQHLKKNPERYRLLHVAAARKAEEERRFLEAITHYLTVRYTAEALRVTRSIIPNLLGRYEYSLVRRILELFRTSELPDELKYALAQSWTDTGELVRAETLLRDIQQEDLQGKVLLQQAFLANRRGDSRRVISLCNQVLKASASERTHTEALRLKAWELAFAGQPEEALTLNQQALQHCESLEDEVLRAHIITHMSSIKNQLEHPIEDIEQGLREAIEVYDLEGKHQMLMISLGNLSDLYMNTGKTTEALQLLEQCVELAEKTDSHYRMVAYENFGDFYNIGTHFTEAETYYQKAARVAQDFKLERDLIRLRYKLCEVRIKNRQPHQQGLEELRKMPSLTTLGAVGKFYEAMLDLAAAQPQQALGRLLDADIQKLDRFRRERAKYLKARIERTPMHSSMHLAFQTSDALLFEEAPEAPEPLPEVSRLGVKVVTLGEFALLFEDQKIGIPYKKSAEIMLFLLLHGGCTRDQLVSALYDGDRDPRNIEYFKVLVRRLRNTLSERMALSFNPIIFENNIYRISEKFQFELDFEQLRTPQVDRKWLLEVLRKKKELLPELDTEWIAQLREDVRQQILNAAVHLARSQDPREGIDVCMDVLRMDEYHDGVVEVINNHLEAINDQVFNTSVLQKVRALRSS
- a CDS encoding DedA family protein, with protein sequence MQLPDWLLNLEPLLVHVLLFVVLLIEGIGVPGIPFELLWVTEGLLIHAGKTTFWEAVLWGTLGNWIGNVLGYLFGHKIAAYLPEKARNAVQLEDVKRWYDKNDFWVIVISRWLGFLRTPFILYAGLAGVGFRRFSVFSLIGAALWVGVWQYGLWKSGEAFLKWWQQYQIWIIAGCVLIALISVGWMLLRKPQLQKQK